The Dehalococcoidia bacterium genomic interval ATTGGCGCTCGCCGACACGCTCCGCGTTGCCCGCCTCGACATCGGGCCACTCATCTACGCTGTCCGTCTCGATGATGTGGCGCAGATGGCCCTGCAGCACCCAGTCGCCCGTCGCGATGTGCGCCAGGAGTTGGCGATTCGTCCAGCCCGGGTTCACCGATGGTAGTTCCCACGCCGCAGCGTCGACGCTATAGATCACGTACAGGCTTTCATCCGGCGCCAGCGCGTCGACGCCTGCCTGGATCGCAGGCAGGAACTTCAGGTTCTGCGGATACCAGCTCTGTTCGCGCGCGCGCCGAACGTCAGCCAGGTGCAGGCGGTCGTGATAGCCGAGCCAGATCCGTTCGCGCACCGAGTTGTGCTCCGCACCGAACGCCGGCAGCGACAGCGCGAGGTGCCGCGGCTCCAGCAGCTCGAACAGGCTGAGGAGCAGTTGGCGTCGCGAGTGCATCTCTTCGATGAGCTGTGCGGGCGTGCGCTGGCGGCCGCGTTTCACGGCGCGTTCGCGGGCAGCGCGCGCTTCCTCCGGTGTGATCGGCTTCGCGTCCGCGCCCTCGCCCCGGAGCAATCCCTTGGCCGCGAGCGCCCAAGTGTGGTCTGCCGCGGCTATGTGCGCGAGCACGTCGTGCAGCGTGCGCGAGCCGTAGGGGACGAACTTGCCCCATTCTTGCGGTTGCACGCCTTCCAGCGTCTCGGTCAGGACATCACGCGCCATCTGCATGTCCTGCACAGCGTCGTGAACGTAGGCCTCCATGGGCGCAGTGTATCGATGCCGCGCCATCACAGCATCGCCGGATACGTCACGCGCCCATGCTCGATCCGGGCGAATCGCGTCATCCGGTGCGTATCGGCGTTCGATGCGGACATGATGTGATCCACGGAATGGCCGCGCGCAGTGAGCGCATCGGCGATCAGCGAGCGATGGCATCGCCACGGCACCGCCTCCGCGCACATGATGGCGGCTCTCGACGCGCCGGCGAGCGCGATCAGGCGTTCGAGCGCAGCCGCGAAGTCTGCGGTGAGCATGTAATCGGCGTATCCGCGGAACGACTCATTTTGCCACGCCATGTTCGCCGAGTCTGCACGCGGCTTGCGGAAGCCACCGAGCTCCGGCAGATGCACGTACGCGATGCTTCGCTCCGGCAGCGCCGCGGCGAGCGCATCGCTGTTGAAGTGCGGATGCCGCCGCGAACGGGGCACCGTGCGCACGTCGACCAGCGTCTCGATGCGCCATGCTGTGAGCATCGATACGAACTCATCGAACGTGCGCGTCGAGTGGCCGACCGTCCACAGCTCGACCGCGTCGCTCATCCCGTCTGCGGCTCCGCAAGCCCGAACGCCCATCGGAACTGCGTAACGAGCAGGTCGAGCGGAGCGTCCCACTCACCTGCGAAGCGCATCCCGAGGTGGATCAGCCGTGCGCACTGGTTCGCGAATTGCACGCGGTCGACGAAGCCGTCGTCCGCCGGCCGCGCGTAATGGGCGAGCACCTGCTCGACGAATGGCATCCCGAGCCACAGCGCTACGCCTACGAACTCCGTCGCTGGATCGCCGATCGCCGCGTCCGCCCAGTCGATAATCCCGTGAAGATCATCGCCTTTCGGCGTCAGGATGTAGTGCTCACCCTTCAGGTCGTGATGCAGGAGCACCTCGGGCAACGTTGACGGACGCGGCGGCTCCACCTCCCCAAGCAGGTAGCGCTCGACCTCGTCCGTGAGGAGCGCCGGTGCTTCGCGACGGATCAGATCCGCATAACCCTCGATGCGCCGCCTCAGCTCCGATGCCGGAGGCGCAGCGTGCGGCACGACGCCGCATGCCCGGGCATCGGCGAGCGGAAACGCGTGCAGGATGGACAGCGCGCGGCCCAGCGTCTCCGCGCAACATGCACGATCGGCGCCGACGGGCCGATGCGTCTCCCCCGACAGCCCTTCGACCTTTCGATACGCCGCAACCCCGTACGGGAAGCGCTCGTCGGGCTCATGCACGTACTCGAACACGGGGATCGCGACAGGCAGCAGTGGCGCCAGCCGTGGCAACAGTTCCCGCTCGATCCCGAGACACCGCGCCGACGTGTCGTCGCGCGGTACGCGGATTACCACGTGGCCGTCGATCTCGTAGTTCGTGAAGTCGCCACGCTCGTCCATCAACCTTACGTGGCCAAAGGTCAACGACGGAAAGCGCGCACGGAGCGCCGATAGACCGCTGAAGTCAGGGATCGCAGACTGCATATTCGCCGGTATCCGCTCCGCCGCGTACTCCACTCCGTCGATGCGTTCCGCGCATCGCGTTATGTCGTGTTATCGTCCTCGCCAGATTCAGATCTGCTATTCTGGACTCAACGGTATCATGCGAGACCATACGGGCTGTGAACGAGGAGGCGGGAATGTCCAGGGCGAAGGTGGCAGTGCTGTTCTCGAAGCCTGAAACGGTGCACGAGGACTACGAGCGGCTCATGGACATGGCGGACTTTCGCCAGCACCTGAACCCCAACGCCACGACCATCCTCAAGGACAACATCTCCTGGCACTTCCCGTTCCCGTCCGCCAACACGACGCCCTGGCAGCTCGAGGCGGCTATTACGGGCCTGCGCAAGGCCGGCTACGACGACCTGATCTGCGTGCAGAACAAGACCGTCGTGACCGACGCCTTCAAGGGCGAAGACCTCAACAAGTACCTGCCTGTCTTCAAGCACCACGACGTGCCGGTGAAGTTCAACTTCCGCGACCAGGACATGACCTGGGAGGTCTACCGGCCCCGCAAGCCCATGCTGGTGCTGGACAAGATCTTTCCGGACGGCGTCAAGATCCCTGACTTCTTTCATGGCAAGAACATCGTCCACCTGCCGACGGTGAAGTGCCACATCTATACGACGACGACCGGCGCCATGAAGAATGCGTTCGGCGGGCTGCTGAGCACCAACCGCCACTACACGCACAGCCACATCCACGAGACGCTCGTCGACCTGCTGACGATCCAGAAGGAGATCCACAGCGGCATCTTCGCGCTGATGGACGGCACTTCCGCCGGCAACGGTCCGGGGCCGCGCATCATGAAGCCTGAGCAGAAGAACGTTATTCTCGCGTCCGGCGACCAGGTCGCGATCGACGCCATCGCGGCGAAGATGATGGGCTTCGACCCGATGAGCATCCAATACATCAACCTGGCGCATCACGCCGGACTCGGCGTCGGCGACCCGCGCGACATCGAGATCGTCGGCGCGGACATCACGAACGAGTCGTGGGGGTTCAAGGTCGGCGCGACGCTGCACAGCGTCATGGGCTACCTGGCGTGGTTCGGCCCGACGAAAGTGCTGCAGAAGGCGATCTTCCGCACGCCGCTCGTGCACGCGACGAACCTCTTCTCGGAGGCGTTCCACGACTACTACCACTGGCCGCTGAAGGAAAAGAAGATCTACGAGCAGTGGCTCACCGAATCCCCGTGGGGCCACCTGTTCCAGAAGTACATCGACGAAGGGGCGCAGTCCCCATCGACGGCGCCGGTCGCCACCGCATAACGGCCTCCTGCGATGATCGCCGTAACGGCCACGCTGCCCGATGACGCGGCGCTTCGTGCGTCGGTGGTGCTCGTGCACGGCGCGGCGAATTCAGCGTCAGTGTGGACGTACTGGCAGCGCGCGCTGGCGGAACATGGCTTCGCTTCGTACGCGGTCGACCTGCGCGGGCACGGCGCGAGTGACCCCGTCGACCTGTCCCGGACATCGATGCGGGACTACGTTGACGACGTCGTAAACCTCATTAACGAACTCGGCGGCAAGCGGGATTACTGGATCTCCATGGGATGGAGCATGGGCGGGTTGGTGGCGATGCAAGCCGCGTACGACCAGTGCGCGCTGGCATTCGTCGGGCTGGCGCCGAGCACGCCGGCGCTCGCGCGTGACGCTTCGATGCCGCTCCGCGAAGGCGTGTTCGGCATCGAAGAGTACGGCATCACGGACTTCGATCCGGACGCGGATCAGCCGGCGATGGTCGACCTCGATCAAGAGGAGCGTGCGATCGCGCTGGCATCGCGATCGTCGGAGTCACGCTACGCACGCGATGAGCGTGCGGCGGGCGTCGTGGTGAGCGACCTCGACTGTCCGTCGCTGATCGTGACGAGCACCGGCGACACGCAGTGGCCGCGCTCGCGCTACGACTCTATGCATCTGCCGGTCGAGCACCTGAGCGTCGAAGGCGCGTCGCACTGGGGGTTGGTGCTGAACCGGCGCGTCATCGAGGCGCTTGTTCCGCGCGTGGTGGCATGGATTGATGGCGTGGCGCCTGAGTGAGATTTGCCTTCGGCCTGGCCAAGGACGTGTGTGTGCAATTCGTGAGAGATTCTTCGCTGCGCTCAGAATGACCGCGAGCGTTACTCCGTAAACAGCAGCAGCCGATAGTCCGCAGGCGCATAATCGATGATCTCACGGCCCGCCTGCGTGGCGCCACCTTCCGTGAGCAGATCGAAGTGCAATACGGGCTGCACCTGCGACAGATCGATGTCCAGCCGGATGCCGGCGATCTGGCTGTCCGCCGAGGCGAGCGGCGCAAAACCGGTGAACTTCGGCGGACCCGCGAAGCCGACCACGTAGCGCCACGGCTCGGGCCGTGATTGCACGGCGAGCTTGAGCGCGAGCGGCGGCTCGGTGAGCAACGGCTCCACGTACTCGCGGATGACGGCCTCGGATGCGTATTCGGTCGTCGGCCCCACTCGAATCGTATTCACAGACGCGCCTTCGTACCGCTGGCAGATGGCGGAGCCGCGGAGGCCGCTGCAGATGCGCGGCTCCCAGTTGAACGTCGCCAACAGCGCATCGACGTTTTGTGCGGCGATGGCCGAGATGATCGCGTCGAGCGCTGGCTCCTGCGAGAGCATCGCAGCCGCGGCGTCGGGAGGCAGGGCTTCGCCGAGGTCGGGGGTCGCCGTCGAGACGACGAGCCCTTCGGGCACGAGACCGGCGGTCGCAGCCGCGACGAGCGTAGCGCGCGCTTCGGTTGGGTTCGGCGTCGGTGTTGTTACCCCTGCCTGTGACGGCGGCGGCGCTTCGCAGGCTGACGCGAGAGCCGCCATCATCAGCATCACCAGTACGACGTTCTTCCGCATCACCGCCACCTCACACCTCGTCGCGTGACGCGATGGTAGCGGATTCGCCGGCGTTGATCCCGACGCGTTGCCTACGCCCGGGTGACGCCATCCGCGCGAGCTTACACGCTACGTCGAATGTTCAGCGTGCGCCGGGTCGCGCTCTTCCGCGACGTTGAAGCGGCGCACAAGGCGGAAGTAGGCGAGGTCCACGCGCCGGTTGCGGCCCACGACCTCGCGCAGCGGCACCGCCACGATATCCAGCCCCTGCGCGGCGGCGATAACGCCCGTGCGCTTTTCGTGCAAGAAATCGACGGCTGTGGCGCCCATGCGCGTCGCCAGCACGCGGTCGAACATCGAAGGCGAGCCGCCGCGCTGCACGTGGCCGAGCACGGTGACCCGCGCTTCCGCGCCCGTGCGAGCTTCCAGCGCCTCCGCCAGGCGCGTCCCGATGCCGCGCGTGGCAAGCTGCGCGTGCCCGAACTGGTCCACGCGGCCCGCCGCATCGCCGGAGTCGACACCTTCGACCTTCGCGCCTTCGGCCACCACGACGATGCTGAAGCGGCGCGACTCCATCCGGTGCTGCACGTGGTGTACGCACAGGTCGAGCGAGATCGGCTCTTCCGGAATGATGATGAGATCGGCGCCGCCGGCAATGCCCCCCGTGAGGGCGAGCCAGCCTGCATCGCGGCCCATGACTTCGACCACCATGACGCGCCGGTGCGCTTCCGCCGTCGTATGCAGCCGGTCGAGCGCTTCGCCCACAATGTCGACCGCCGAGTCGAAGCCGATGCAGTAGTCCGTCCCCCAGACGTCGTTGTCGATCGTCTTGGGGACGCCGATGACCGAGAAGCCCCGCTCAGCGAGCTTCGCCGAGACGCTGAGCGTGTCGTCGCCGCCGATCGTGATCAGCCCTTCGATCCCGCGGCGCTGCAGGTTGTCTTCGACCTGCCGCATTTCCTCCTCGTTACGCGCCGGGTTGGTGCGCGACGAACCGAGGATGGTGCCCCCCAGGTGCAGGATGCCCGCGACTTCCTCCGACGTCAGCAGCAGCGAGTTGCCGGCGCCGAGCAGCCCCGCCCAGCCCTCGCGGAAGCCGTGGACCTCGTCGCCGCGCATCCACGCCCGGTGGGCGATTGCCCGGATGGCCGCATTGAGGCCCGGGCAGTCGCCGCCGCCCGTGAGGACTGCGATGCGCATGGGC includes:
- a CDS encoding alpha/beta hydrolase family protein, with protein sequence MIAVTATLPDDAALRASVVLVHGAANSASVWTYWQRALAEHGFASYAVDLRGHGASDPVDLSRTSMRDYVDDVVNLINELGGKRDYWISMGWSMGGLVAMQAAYDQCALAFVGLAPSTPALARDASMPLREGVFGIEEYGITDFDPDADQPAMVDLDQEERAIALASRSSESRYARDERAAGVVVSDLDCPSLIVTSTGDTQWPRSRYDSMHLPVEHLSVEGASHWGLVLNRRVIEALVPRVVAWIDGVAPE
- a CDS encoding ATP-dependent 6-phosphofructokinase gives rise to the protein MRIAVLTGGGDCPGLNAAIRAIAHRAWMRGDEVHGFREGWAGLLGAGNSLLLTSEEVAGILHLGGTILGSSRTNPARNEEEMRQVEDNLQRRGIEGLITIGGDDTLSVSAKLAERGFSVIGVPKTIDNDVWGTDYCIGFDSAVDIVGEALDRLHTTAEAHRRVMVVEVMGRDAGWLALTGGIAGGADLIIIPEEPISLDLCVHHVQHRMESRRFSIVVVAEGAKVEGVDSGDAAGRVDQFGHAQLATRGIGTRLAEALEARTGAEARVTVLGHVQRGGSPSMFDRVLATRMGATAVDFLHEKRTGVIAAAQGLDIVAVPLREVVGRNRRVDLAYFRLVRRFNVAEERDPAHAEHST
- a CDS encoding DUF362 domain-containing protein, with protein sequence MSRAKVAVLFSKPETVHEDYERLMDMADFRQHLNPNATTILKDNISWHFPFPSANTTPWQLEAAITGLRKAGYDDLICVQNKTVVTDAFKGEDLNKYLPVFKHHDVPVKFNFRDQDMTWEVYRPRKPMLVLDKIFPDGVKIPDFFHGKNIVHLPTVKCHIYTTTTGAMKNAFGGLLSTNRHYTHSHIHETLVDLLTIQKEIHSGIFALMDGTSAGNGPGPRIMKPEQKNVILASGDQVAIDAIAAKMMGFDPMSIQYINLAHHAGLGVGDPRDIEIVGADITNESWGFKVGATLHSVMGYLAWFGPTKVLQKAIFRTPLVHATNLFSEAFHDYYHWPLKEKKIYEQWLTESPWGHLFQKYIDEGAQSPSTAPVATA
- a CDS encoding DinB family protein, with product MEAYVHDAVQDMQMARDVLTETLEGVQPQEWGKFVPYGSRTLHDVLAHIAAADHTWALAAKGLLRGEGADAKPITPEEARAARERAVKRGRQRTPAQLIEEMHSRRQLLLSLFELLEPRHLALSLPAFGAEHNSVRERIWLGYHDRLHLADVRRAREQSWYPQNLKFLPAIQAGVDALAPDESLYVIYSVDAAAWELPSVNPGWTNRQLLAHIATGDWVLQGHLRHIIETDSVDEWPDVEAGNAERVGERQYSPDRALIDEYLSMRHETLLLLSQLKPKHLELTAEFWWQPRPNRHTILDYVLMFSNHDRRHRTQLRPAMKYARSMR
- a CDS encoding DUF488 domain-containing protein; translated protein: MSDAVELWTVGHSTRTFDEFVSMLTAWRIETLVDVRTVPRSRRHPHFNSDALAAALPERSIAYVHLPELGGFRKPRADSANMAWQNESFRGYADYMLTADFAAALERLIALAGASRAAIMCAEAVPWRCHRSLIADALTARGHSVDHIMSASNADTHRMTRFARIEHGRVTYPAML
- a CDS encoding aminoglycoside phosphotransferase family protein, encoding MDERGDFTNYEIDGHVVIRVPRDDTSARCLGIERELLPRLAPLLPVAIPVFEYVHEPDERFPYGVAAYRKVEGLSGETHRPVGADRACCAETLGRALSILHAFPLADARACGVVPHAAPPASELRRRIEGYADLIRREAPALLTDEVERYLLGEVEPPRPSTLPEVLLHHDLKGEHYILTPKGDDLHGIIDWADAAIGDPATEFVGVALWLGMPFVEQVLAHYARPADDGFVDRVQFANQCARLIHLGMRFAGEWDAPLDLLVTQFRWAFGLAEPQTG